The Stenotrophomonas maltophilia genome includes a region encoding these proteins:
- a CDS encoding sodium:calcium antiporter, which translates to MIAIAIAWFLLGLLLLALGGDSIVKAVSGLAQRFGASPFTAGLLLLGVTTSLPELAVNARALAVGQPELALGNAVGSSIVNLGLTLALAAMAAPLLLRARLQTVLWWSLLAAGVLLILFGLDGGLARWEGGILLVGFIVVQVLLLRRGRGESAEVQVAIAESALSRTSLPLNVLRVLIAALTLYWGARLVVGAAADFGAALGWTPLLVGLLPVAIGTALPEVATAIAAARRGHGDMVLGHVLGSSVVNLLLVIGAMAVLQPLALPASFVRLELPALLAFALVLYPMLRGDLKISRGEGGILLVAFVGWFVLELLLVGAA; encoded by the coding sequence ATGATCGCCATTGCCATTGCCTGGTTCCTGCTCGGCCTGCTGCTGCTGGCGCTGGGCGGGGACTCCATCGTCAAGGCCGTGTCCGGCCTGGCCCAGCGTTTCGGGGCCAGCCCATTCACTGCCGGGCTGTTGCTGCTCGGGGTGACCACCTCGTTGCCGGAACTGGCAGTCAACGCGCGCGCCCTGGCGGTGGGCCAACCGGAGCTGGCACTGGGCAACGCGGTGGGCAGCAGCATCGTCAACCTGGGCTTGACCCTGGCCCTGGCGGCCATGGCTGCGCCCCTGCTGCTGCGCGCGCGCCTGCAGACGGTGCTGTGGTGGTCGCTGCTGGCGGCGGGTGTGCTGCTGATCCTGTTCGGGCTTGATGGCGGCCTGGCACGTTGGGAAGGCGGCATACTGCTGGTCGGCTTCATCGTGGTGCAGGTGCTGCTGCTGCGCCGCGGTCGCGGCGAGAGCGCGGAGGTGCAGGTGGCCATCGCCGAGTCCGCACTGAGCCGCACCAGCCTGCCGTTGAACGTGCTGCGCGTGCTGATTGCCGCGTTGACGCTGTACTGGGGCGCGCGCCTGGTGGTGGGCGCCGCCGCCGACTTCGGCGCCGCCCTGGGTTGGACGCCGCTGCTGGTCGGCCTGCTGCCGGTGGCGATCGGTACCGCACTGCCGGAGGTGGCCACCGCCATCGCCGCCGCGCGTCGCGGGCATGGCGACATGGTACTGGGCCACGTGCTGGGTTCCAGCGTGGTCAACCTGCTGCTGGTGATCGGTGCGATGGCCGTGCTGCAGCCGCTGGCGCTGCCGGCCTCGTTCGTGCGCCTGGAACTGCCGGCGCTGCTGGCGTTCGCGCTGGTGCTGTACCCGATGCTGCGTGGCGACCTGAAGATCAGTCGTGGCGAAGGCGGGATCCTGCTGGTCGCGTTTGTCGGCTGGTTCGTGCTGGAGCTGCTGCTGGTCGGCGCGGCATGA
- the hmgA gene encoding homogentisate 1,2-dioxygenase, which translates to MSPAITARGYQSGFGNEFATEAVAGALPVGQNSPQKVAHGLYAEQLTGTAFTAPRGSNRRSWLYRIRPAVTHGEFTPFAQSQLQCDFGAQPASPNQLRWSPLPLPELPTDFVEGLYTMGGNGSPDAHAGVGIHLYAANRDMVGRYFYDADGELLIVPQLGALRLLTELGVIEIEPQQIAVIPRGVRFRVELPDGPSRGYICENYGALLKLPDLGPIGSNGLANPRDFETPHAAFEDVDGDFELIAKFEGRLWRAPIDHSPLDVVAWHGNYAPYRYDLRRFNTIGSISYDHPDPSIFLVLHSPSDTPGTSNMDFAIFPPRWLVAQNTFRPPWFHRNIASEFMGLVHGAYDAKAEGFVPGGASLHNCMSGHGPDAPTFDKASSADLSKADVIKDTMAFMFETRAVIRPTAQALAAGHRQGDYQQCWNGLRNNFR; encoded by the coding sequence ATGTCCCCCGCCATCACCGCCCGCGGCTACCAGTCCGGCTTCGGCAACGAATTCGCCACCGAGGCCGTTGCCGGCGCGCTGCCGGTCGGGCAGAACTCACCGCAGAAGGTGGCCCACGGCCTGTACGCCGAACAGTTGACCGGCACCGCCTTCACCGCGCCGCGTGGCAGCAACCGCCGCAGCTGGCTGTACCGGATCCGCCCGGCGGTGACCCATGGCGAGTTCACCCCGTTCGCGCAGTCGCAGCTGCAGTGTGATTTCGGCGCTCAGCCGGCCTCGCCAAACCAGCTGCGCTGGAGCCCACTGCCGCTGCCGGAGCTGCCGACCGATTTTGTCGAAGGTCTGTACACGATGGGTGGCAACGGCTCGCCCGATGCGCATGCCGGCGTGGGCATCCACCTATACGCTGCCAACCGCGACATGGTCGGCCGCTACTTCTACGACGCCGACGGCGAGCTGCTGATCGTGCCGCAGCTGGGCGCGCTGCGCCTGCTGACCGAGCTGGGCGTGATCGAGATCGAGCCGCAGCAGATCGCGGTGATCCCGCGCGGCGTGCGCTTCCGCGTTGAACTGCCCGATGGCCCCAGCCGTGGCTACATCTGCGAGAACTACGGTGCGCTGCTGAAGCTGCCCGACCTCGGCCCGATCGGATCCAACGGCCTGGCCAATCCGCGCGACTTCGAGACCCCGCACGCGGCGTTCGAGGATGTGGATGGCGATTTCGAGCTGATCGCGAAGTTCGAGGGCCGCCTGTGGCGTGCACCGATCGACCATTCGCCGCTGGACGTGGTGGCCTGGCACGGCAACTACGCGCCGTACCGTTACGACCTGCGTCGCTTCAACACCATCGGTTCGATCAGCTACGACCACCCGGATCCGTCGATCTTCCTGGTGCTGCATTCGCCCAGCGACACCCCGGGCACCAGCAACATGGACTTTGCGATCTTCCCGCCGCGCTGGCTGGTGGCGCAGAACACGTTCCGTCCGCCGTGGTTCCACCGCAACATCGCCAGTGAGTTCATGGGCCTGGTGCATGGCGCCTACGATGCCAAGGCCGAAGGCTTCGTCCCGGGTGGCGCCTCGCTGCACAACTGCATGAGTGGTCACGGCCCGGACGCGCCGACCTTCGACAAGGCCTCCAGTGCCGATCTGTCCAAGGCCGATGTGATCAAGGACACGATGGCCTTCATGTTCGAGACCCGCGCAGTGATCCGCCCGACCGCACAGGCGCTGGCCGCCGGCCACCGCCAGGGCGATTACCAGCAGTGCTGGAACGGCCTGCGCAATAACTTCCGTTGA
- the hppD gene encoding 4-hydroxyphenylpyruvate dioxygenase: protein MNTAVPTASHPNPGMQVTTFENPMGIDGFEFVEFAAPAGRGQELHEYFRKMGFSAVLKHKQRPITVYRQGDVNFLVNEDPDSFAADFAGKHGPCACGFAIRFKKPGQEVYQTALGNGAEAIAFKPDSKAVSAPVIKGIGDCMLYLVDRYGSAGSIYDGDYEPIAGADLHPVGFGLTFIDHLTHNLYFGNMQQWSDYYERLFNFREIRYFDIKGLKTGLVSKAMTAPDGIVRIPLNESSDPKSQINEYLDAYKGEGIQHIACFTENIYETVEAMRAQGVDFLDTPETYFDVIDQRVPNHGEDVPRLAKNKILIDADPETHQRKLLQIFTQNCIGPIFFEIIQRKGNEGFGEGNFTALFESIERDQIRRGVL, encoded by the coding sequence ATGAATACCGCAGTCCCGACCGCCTCGCATCCCAACCCCGGCATGCAGGTCACCACCTTCGAGAACCCGATGGGCATCGACGGCTTCGAGTTCGTCGAATTCGCCGCCCCGGCCGGCCGTGGCCAGGAGCTGCACGAGTACTTCCGGAAGATGGGCTTCAGCGCGGTGCTCAAGCACAAGCAGCGTCCGATTACCGTCTATCGCCAGGGCGACGTCAACTTCCTGGTCAATGAGGACCCCGATTCGTTCGCCGCCGACTTCGCCGGGAAGCACGGTCCGTGCGCCTGCGGCTTCGCCATCCGCTTCAAGAAGCCGGGCCAGGAGGTCTACCAGACCGCGCTGGGCAACGGCGCCGAAGCCATCGCCTTCAAGCCGGACAGCAAGGCGGTCAGCGCGCCGGTCATCAAGGGCATCGGCGACTGCATGCTGTACCTGGTCGATCGCTACGGCAGCGCCGGCAGCATCTATGACGGCGACTACGAGCCGATCGCCGGTGCCGACCTGCACCCGGTGGGCTTCGGCCTGACCTTCATCGACCACCTGACCCACAACCTGTATTTCGGCAACATGCAGCAGTGGTCGGACTACTACGAGCGCCTGTTCAACTTCCGCGAGATCCGCTACTTCGACATCAAGGGCCTGAAGACCGGCCTGGTGTCCAAGGCGATGACCGCGCCGGATGGCATCGTGCGCATCCCGCTGAACGAATCGTCCGACCCGAAGAGCCAGATCAACGAATACCTGGACGCGTACAAGGGCGAGGGCATCCAGCACATCGCCTGCTTCACCGAGAACATCTACGAGACCGTCGAAGCGATGCGCGCGCAGGGCGTGGACTTCCTCGATACGCCGGAGACCTACTTCGACGTGATCGACCAGCGCGTGCCGAACCACGGTGAAGACGTGCCGCGCCTGGCGAAGAACAAGATCCTGATCGATGCCGATCCGGAAACCCACCAGCGCAAGCTGCTGCAGATCTTCACCCAGAACTGCATCGGCCCGATCTTCTTCGAGATCATCCAGCGCAAGGGCAACGAAGGCTTCGGCGAAGGCAACTTCACCGCACTGTTCGAGAGCATCGAGCGCGACCAGATCCGCCGCGGCGTGCTGTAA
- a CDS encoding MarR family winged helix-turn-helix transcriptional regulator, translating to MQGLDLPLIVTLETTSKVHRNMSPADPVSTRLRSSHVLLDLEQFLPYRLSVLSNRVSGNIAKLYGDRYGLAIPEWRVITILALYPGSSASEVSDRTAMDKVAVSRAVARLLERGFIKRETHGDDRRRSVLALSAAGFEVYETIAPMVIEITRKLMSVLSEEEEQVLEKLILRLAGEGLERMGEGV from the coding sequence ATGCAGGGTCTGGACCTACCCCTTATAGTTACACTTGAAACCACCAGCAAGGTGCACCGCAACATGAGCCCCGCCGATCCCGTTTCGACCCGCCTGCGTTCCTCGCACGTCCTGCTCGACCTGGAACAGTTCCTGCCGTACCGGCTGAGCGTGCTGTCCAACCGGGTCAGCGGCAACATCGCCAAGCTATACGGCGATCGTTACGGTCTGGCGATTCCCGAATGGCGGGTGATCACCATCCTGGCGCTGTACCCGGGCTCGTCGGCCAGCGAGGTCTCCGACCGCACGGCGATGGACAAGGTGGCGGTCAGCCGTGCCGTGGCCCGCCTGCTGGAGCGCGGCTTCATCAAGCGCGAGACCCACGGCGACGACCGCCGCCGCTCGGTGCTGGCGCTGTCGGCAGCCGGCTTCGAGGTGTACGAGACCATCGCGCCGATGGTGATCGAGATCACCCGCAAGCTGATGTCGGTGCTGAGCGAAGAGGAAGAGCAGGTGCTGGAGAAGCTGATCCTGCGCCTGGCCGGCGAAGGCCTGGAACGGATGGGCGAAGGGGTCTGA
- a CDS encoding PDDEXK nuclease domain-containing protein produces the protein MDDSRSTSPHGQELLADLRELICAARSRMHRSINAELTLLYWRIGRRIHVDQMAGQRARYGEVLFTRIAKALSAEFGTSFGEKSLRRMVQFSIAFADEQIVVSLIRQLSWTHFIALIPLADPLKRDFYAQMAATEGWSVRTLRQRVDSMLYERTALSSQPEQTIAEELAALRGNQQLSPGLVLRDPYVLDFLGLKDSWDEQDLETAILREMQGFLLELGTGFSFVARQKRIQIDGDDFHLDLLFYNRRLRRLIAIELKIGEFKPAYKGQMELYLRWLDRYEREDGEQTPLGIILCTGKKAGQIELLELDRSGIHVAEYLTSLPSREVLKQRLQTAMERARQQLQTAAPGLP, from the coding sequence ATGGATGACTCGCGTTCAACGTCGCCGCATGGCCAGGAATTGCTGGCCGATCTCAGAGAGCTGATCTGCGCAGCGCGCAGCAGGATGCACAGGTCCATCAACGCCGAGTTGACGCTGCTGTACTGGCGAATCGGTCGTCGCATCCATGTTGACCAGATGGCGGGGCAGCGTGCGCGTTACGGCGAGGTTCTCTTCACCCGGATCGCCAAGGCGCTGTCTGCCGAGTTCGGCACATCCTTCGGTGAGAAGAGCCTGCGCCGGATGGTGCAGTTCTCCATCGCATTTGCAGACGAGCAGATTGTCGTATCGCTGATACGACAATTGAGCTGGACCCATTTCATCGCGCTGATCCCACTGGCGGACCCACTCAAGCGCGACTTCTATGCACAGATGGCCGCCACCGAGGGCTGGAGTGTACGTACGCTGCGCCAGCGCGTCGATTCGATGCTGTATGAGCGCACGGCACTCTCCAGTCAGCCAGAGCAGACCATCGCCGAAGAGTTGGCGGCACTGCGCGGCAACCAGCAGCTGTCTCCAGGGCTGGTACTGCGTGATCCCTACGTACTGGACTTTCTTGGCCTCAAGGACAGCTGGGACGAGCAGGACCTTGAAACCGCGATCCTTCGCGAGATGCAGGGCTTCCTGCTTGAACTTGGCACGGGCTTCAGTTTCGTCGCCCGCCAGAAGCGCATCCAGATCGACGGCGATGACTTCCACCTGGACCTGCTGTTCTACAACCGGCGCCTGCGCAGACTAATTGCCATCGAGTTGAAGATCGGCGAGTTCAAGCCGGCCTACAAGGGACAGATGGAACTCTATCTGCGCTGGCTGGACCGGTACGAACGTGAGGACGGCGAGCAGACGCCGTTGGGCATCATCCTCTGCACAGGGAAGAAGGCGGGCCAGATTGAATTGCTGGAGCTGGACCGCTCAGGCATCCATGTTGCGGAGTACCTGACCTCGCTGCCCTCCCGTGAGGTCCTCAAGCAAAGATTGCAGACTGCCATGGAGCGGGCGCGGCAGCAGCTGCAGACCGCGGCGCCCGGCCTCCCGTAG
- a CDS encoding thioredoxin family protein, whose translation MRSKLGTAVVVVCAALIGACSQPQPPATAEPTQPLDTRPTEPPVADPSEPVASGNTPVAADIAAIAGLGAQFDPARNPADDLATAKVEAQRGKKRILLEVGNAACERCRALDDVVEGNGDLRRFRDAHYVWVKVNASDEQPNTAFFAQFPVMERDYPHLLVLDADGGLLVSQATGELRRGEAFQPARVSAFLKQWAPDKTE comes from the coding sequence ATGCGTAGCAAGCTCGGTACTGCGGTAGTGGTGGTCTGTGCGGCGCTGATCGGCGCCTGTTCCCAACCGCAACCGCCTGCCACCGCCGAGCCCACGCAGCCCCTGGATACCCGACCCACCGAGCCACCGGTCGCTGACCCCAGCGAACCGGTGGCCTCGGGCAACACCCCGGTGGCGGCAGACATCGCCGCCATCGCCGGGCTCGGTGCGCAGTTCGACCCGGCCCGCAACCCCGCCGATGATCTGGCCACCGCCAAGGTGGAAGCCCAGCGGGGCAAGAAGCGCATCCTGCTGGAGGTCGGCAACGCCGCCTGCGAGCGCTGCCGGGCGCTGGACGACGTCGTGGAAGGCAACGGCGACCTGCGTCGCTTCCGCGATGCCCACTACGTGTGGGTGAAGGTCAACGCCAGCGACGAGCAGCCCAACACCGCCTTCTTCGCCCAGTTCCCGGTGATGGAGCGCGACTACCCGCACCTGCTGGTGCTCGATGCCGATGGCGGACTGCTGGTGTCGCAGGCCACCGGCGAACTGCGCAGGGGCGAAGCCTTCCAGCCGGCACGGGTGAGCGCGTTCCTGAAACAATGGGCACCTGACAAAACGGAATAG
- a CDS encoding peptide MFS transporter, whose amino-acid sequence MSVNATANTPEPALPDFKTTLGHPRPLWMLFMTEFWERFAFYGIRWALVLYIVAQFYNGSAAGEGDASRIYGAYLALVYAAAIFGGYVADRVLGYQRSILTGAIIMAAGLFMISLPQEHIFKLGLATIIVGNGLFKPNISTMVGKLYGLKDERRDSGFTIFYMGINIGAMIAPVLTEYLARKVFGTDAMPSYKVVFIASGVGMLISLVWFYIGRAGLKGIGAPPAGAEGFGRIIMVLAGAVVAIPVAYFLLATGATALAWILGAMFTALAILLLVEGVREGKVQRDRVIAMLIIFAFNVMFWMFFEQAGSSFTFLAENIVNRQFGDWTFPTAWFQSVNSVAIITLAPVIAWIWVAMGRANPSIPRKFGLGLLFNGAAFALLMFALSQMVVDGKIPFWTLFMVYVIQSVGELCLSPIGLSMVTKLAPVRLVGFGMGGWFLSTGIGNNLSGIFAGVVSGEGGMTVESALKGYTFGFWALIGSGVVLFLIAPLINKLMHGVK is encoded by the coding sequence ATGAGCGTAAACGCCACTGCGAACACCCCAGAGCCGGCGCTGCCGGACTTCAAGACCACGCTGGGCCACCCGCGCCCGTTGTGGATGCTGTTCATGACCGAGTTCTGGGAACGCTTTGCGTTCTACGGCATCCGCTGGGCCTTGGTGCTGTACATCGTCGCCCAGTTCTACAACGGCAGCGCTGCCGGTGAAGGCGACGCCAGCCGCATCTACGGCGCCTACCTGGCCCTGGTGTACGCCGCGGCGATCTTCGGTGGCTACGTGGCCGACCGGGTACTGGGCTACCAGCGCTCGATCCTGACCGGCGCGATCATCATGGCCGCCGGCCTGTTCATGATCTCGCTGCCACAGGAGCACATCTTCAAGCTCGGCCTGGCCACGATCATCGTCGGCAACGGCCTGTTCAAGCCCAACATCTCGACCATGGTCGGCAAGCTGTACGGGCTGAAGGACGAGCGCCGCGATTCGGGCTTCACCATCTTCTACATGGGCATCAACATCGGCGCGATGATCGCCCCGGTGCTGACCGAGTACCTGGCCCGCAAGGTGTTCGGTACCGACGCGATGCCGTCCTACAAGGTCGTGTTCATCGCCTCGGGCGTGGGCATGCTGATCTCGCTGGTGTGGTTCTACATCGGTCGTGCCGGCCTGAAGGGCATCGGTGCACCGCCGGCCGGCGCTGAAGGTTTCGGCCGCATCATCATGGTGCTGGCCGGTGCCGTGGTCGCCATCCCGGTCGCGTACTTCCTGCTGGCCACCGGCGCCACCGCGCTGGCCTGGATCCTGGGTGCGATGTTCACCGCGCTGGCCATCCTGCTGCTGGTCGAGGGCGTCCGCGAAGGCAAGGTGCAGCGCGACCGCGTGATCGCCATGCTGATCATCTTCGCCTTCAACGTGATGTTCTGGATGTTCTTCGAACAGGCCGGCAGCTCGTTCACCTTCCTGGCCGAGAACATCGTCAACCGCCAGTTCGGTGACTGGACCTTCCCGACCGCGTGGTTCCAGTCGGTCAACTCGGTGGCGATCATCACCCTGGCCCCGGTGATCGCCTGGATCTGGGTGGCCATGGGCCGCGCCAATCCGTCCATCCCGCGCAAGTTCGGCCTGGGCCTGCTGTTCAATGGCGCCGCCTTCGCGCTGCTGATGTTCGCCCTGTCGCAGATGGTCGTGGACGGCAAGATCCCGTTCTGGACCCTGTTCATGGTCTACGTCATCCAGTCGGTGGGTGAGCTGTGCCTGTCGCCGATCGGCCTGTCGATGGTGACCAAGCTGGCCCCGGTGCGCCTGGTCGGCTTCGGCATGGGCGGCTGGTTCCTGTCCACTGGCATCGGCAACAACCTGTCGGGCATCTTCGCTGGCGTGGTCAGTGGTGAAGGCGGCATGACGGTCGAGTCGGCCCTGAAGGGGTATACCTTCGGGTTCTGGGCCCTGATCGGCTCCGGCGTGGTGCTGTTCCTGATCGCCCCGCTGATCAACAAGCTGATGCACGGCGTCAAGTAA
- a CDS encoding tryptophan 2,3-dioxygenase → MSVDNNQRDLEAGIHTDLQGRLTYGGYLRLDQLLSAQQPLSSPPHHDEMLFIIQHQTSELWLKLLGHELRAAIGFLQRDEVWQCRKVLARSKQVLRQLTEQWSVLETLTPSEYMGFRDVLGPSSGFQSLQYRYIEFLLGNKNAQMLQVFEHDPAGQAQLRTVLEAPSLYEEFLKYLARFGHAVPAVYEAHDWTQPHVADDALQPVFERIYQDTDRYWREYALCEDLVDLETAFQLWRFRHMRTVMRVIGFKRGTGGSSGVGFLAKALELTFFPELFQVRTSLQAAPPAEQA, encoded by the coding sequence ATGTCCGTCGACAACAACCAACGCGATCTCGAAGCCGGCATCCACACCGACCTGCAGGGACGCCTCACCTACGGCGGCTACCTGCGGCTGGACCAGCTGCTCAGCGCGCAGCAGCCGCTGTCCAGCCCGCCGCACCATGACGAGATGCTCTTCATCATCCAGCACCAGACCTCGGAGCTGTGGCTGAAGCTGCTGGGCCATGAGCTGCGTGCCGCAATCGGCTTCCTGCAGCGCGATGAAGTCTGGCAGTGCCGCAAGGTGCTGGCGCGCAGCAAGCAGGTGCTGCGCCAGCTGACCGAGCAGTGGTCGGTGCTGGAAACACTGACCCCTTCCGAATACATGGGCTTCCGCGACGTGCTGGGCCCGTCGTCGGGCTTCCAGTCGCTGCAGTACCGCTACATCGAGTTCCTGCTGGGCAACAAGAACGCGCAGATGCTGCAGGTGTTCGAGCACGACCCGGCCGGGCAGGCGCAGCTGCGCACCGTGCTGGAGGCGCCCAGTCTGTACGAGGAATTCCTGAAGTACCTGGCCCGCTTCGGCCATGCCGTGCCGGCGGTCTACGAGGCCCACGACTGGACCCAGCCGCACGTAGCCGACGACGCCCTGCAGCCGGTCTTCGAACGCATCTACCAGGACACCGACCGCTACTGGCGCGAGTACGCGCTGTGCGAGGACCTGGTGGACCTGGAGACCGCCTTCCAGCTGTGGCGCTTCCGCCACATGCGCACGGTGATGCGGGTGATCGGCTTCAAGCGCGGCACCGGTGGCTCGTCCGGCGTGGGCTTCCTGGCCAAGGCACTGGAGCTGACCTTCTTCCCCGAGCTGTTCCAGGTGCGCACCAGCCTGCAGGCCGCGCCCCCGGCCGAACAGGCCTGA
- the pdhA gene encoding pyruvate dehydrogenase (acetyl-transferring) E1 component subunit alpha, producing the protein MTVAAEFKIEYLQYLDTDGKLVRDDLPASLRDPKVLVPLFKQMLFVRTFDSKSIALQRTGKLGTYAACLGHEAAHVGIGAAMQKDDVFAPSYREYGAMFMRGVRPHDVLMYWGGDERGNDYGGNAAKDFPFCVPISTQCLHAAGAALKFKLNKEPQIAVAVCGDGGSSKTDFYAALNSAGAYKLPLILCIVNNGWAISVPRSAQTGAETLAQKGLAGGLHCLQVDGNDLIAVLAAMEQARERALAGDGGTVLELMTYRLSDHTTADDARRYRDDAEVKDAWQREPMLRLRKYLINAGVWSEEEETAWVAECGTRVDEEVNLYLNTPVQPVEAMFDFLYADPPPDLLAQRAQAIALEKRHG; encoded by the coding sequence ATGACGGTTGCCGCTGAATTCAAGATCGAATACCTGCAGTACCTGGACACGGACGGCAAACTCGTCCGCGATGACCTGCCCGCGTCGCTGCGCGACCCCAAGGTCCTGGTACCGCTGTTCAAGCAGATGCTGTTCGTACGTACGTTCGACAGCAAATCCATCGCACTGCAGCGCACCGGCAAGCTCGGCACCTATGCCGCCTGCCTGGGCCACGAAGCCGCACACGTGGGTATCGGCGCGGCGATGCAGAAGGACGACGTGTTCGCGCCTTCGTACCGCGAGTATGGCGCGATGTTCATGCGTGGCGTGCGCCCGCACGACGTGCTGATGTACTGGGGCGGCGACGAACGCGGCAACGATTACGGCGGCAACGCGGCCAAGGACTTCCCGTTCTGCGTGCCGATCTCCACCCAGTGCCTACATGCCGCAGGCGCCGCGCTGAAGTTCAAGCTCAACAAGGAACCGCAGATCGCGGTGGCGGTGTGCGGCGACGGCGGCAGCTCCAAGACCGACTTCTACGCAGCACTGAATTCGGCCGGCGCCTACAAGCTCCCGCTGATCCTGTGCATCGTCAACAACGGTTGGGCCATCTCGGTTCCGCGTTCGGCCCAGACCGGTGCCGAAACACTGGCGCAGAAGGGCCTGGCCGGTGGCCTGCACTGCCTGCAGGTGGACGGCAACGACCTGATCGCGGTGCTGGCGGCCATGGAGCAGGCGCGCGAACGTGCGCTGGCCGGCGACGGCGGCACCGTGCTGGAACTGATGACCTACCGCCTGTCCGACCACACCACCGCCGATGACGCGCGCCGCTACCGCGACGACGCCGAAGTGAAGGATGCCTGGCAGCGCGAGCCGATGCTGCGCCTGCGCAAGTACCTGATCAACGCCGGTGTGTGGAGCGAAGAAGAGGAAACCGCCTGGGTCGCCGAGTGCGGCACGCGCGTGGACGAGGAAGTGAACCTGTACCTCAACACGCCGGTGCAGCCGGTCGAGGCGATGTTCGACTTCCTGTATGCCGATCCGCCGCCGGACCTGCTGGCCCAGCGTGCCCAGGCGATCGCCCTGGAGAAGCGCCATGGATGA
- a CDS encoding alpha-ketoacid dehydrogenase subunit beta: protein MDEIKNGAPGAHTNAADSAAVARGDDSMTTTPITLIEAITQALAWELEHDPSVLVLGEDVGVNGGVFRATAGLQQRFGSDRILDTPLDETTIAGLTIGLAAQGMKPVAEAQFDGFMYPMVDHIVCHAARLRYRTRGRLHCPMVLRVPWGGGIRAPEHHSEANEAIFTNVPGLRVVLPSSPQRAYGLLLAAIREPDPVIYMEPKRIYRQYKEVVVNDGEALPLDVCFVLRDGTDVTLVTWGAQVKEALEAADKLAGEGISAEVIDVATLRPLDFATIAESVAKTGRCVIVQEAPKTAGFGAEIAARLAEESIYDLLAPVERVTGYDTHIPLFRLEMKYLPSVERIVAAAKRAVAAG, encoded by the coding sequence ATGGATGAGATCAAGAACGGCGCGCCCGGCGCGCACACCAACGCCGCCGACAGCGCTGCTGTCGCGCGCGGAGATGACAGCATGACCACCACCCCGATCACCCTCATCGAAGCCATCACCCAGGCGCTGGCCTGGGAGCTGGAACACGACCCGTCGGTGCTGGTGCTGGGCGAAGACGTGGGCGTCAACGGCGGCGTGTTCCGCGCCACTGCCGGTCTGCAGCAGCGCTTCGGTTCGGACCGCATCCTCGACACCCCGCTGGATGAAACCACCATCGCCGGCCTGACGATTGGTCTTGCCGCGCAGGGCATGAAGCCGGTGGCCGAAGCCCAGTTCGACGGCTTCATGTACCCGATGGTCGACCATATCGTCTGCCACGCCGCACGCCTGCGTTACCGCACGCGTGGCCGCCTGCACTGCCCGATGGTGCTGCGCGTGCCGTGGGGCGGTGGCATCCGCGCGCCGGAACACCACAGCGAAGCCAACGAGGCGATCTTCACCAACGTGCCGGGCCTGCGCGTGGTGCTGCCGTCGTCGCCGCAGCGTGCCTACGGCCTGCTGCTGGCCGCGATCCGCGAGCCGGATCCGGTGATCTACATGGAGCCCAAGCGCATCTACCGCCAGTACAAGGAAGTGGTCGTCAACGACGGCGAAGCCTTGCCGCTGGACGTCTGCTTCGTGCTGCGCGACGGCACCGACGTGACCCTGGTGACCTGGGGCGCACAGGTGAAGGAAGCGCTGGAAGCGGCCGACAAGCTGGCCGGCGAAGGCATCAGTGCCGAAGTCATCGACGTGGCCACGCTGCGTCCGCTGGACTTCGCCACCATCGCCGAATCGGTGGCCAAGACCGGCCGCTGCGTGATCGTGCAGGAGGCCCCGAAGACCGCGGGCTTCGGCGCCGAGATCGCCGCGCGCCTGGCCGAGGAATCGATCTACGACCTGCTGGCCCCGGTCGAGCGCGTCACTGGCTACGACACCCACATTCCGCTGTTCCGCCTGGAAATGAAGTACCTGCCGAGCGTTGAGCGGATCGTGGCTGCGGCCAAGCGCGCGGTGGCGGCCGGCTGA
- a CDS encoding SH3 domain-containing protein, with protein MRARLLGAYRSQYPNPLRFHTGQIVEVGVRDEEWPAFAWVRTNDGRAGWAPIAWLQLLDEGRAEALCDYDARELDVESGEMVKLHHEHGGWWWSERANGATGWLPARELELLEENCK; from the coding sequence ATGCGGGCCCGCCTTCTGGGGGCTTACCGCAGCCAGTATCCCAACCCGCTCCGGTTCCACACCGGCCAGATCGTCGAAGTAGGTGTCCGTGACGAGGAATGGCCGGCGTTTGCCTGGGTACGCACCAACGATGGGCGCGCTGGATGGGCGCCCATCGCCTGGTTGCAGCTGCTGGACGAGGGTCGCGCCGAAGCGCTGTGCGACTACGACGCCCGCGAGCTGGATGTGGAAAGCGGCGAGATGGTGAAGCTTCATCACGAACACGGCGGGTGGTGGTGGTCCGAGCGCGCCAATGGCGCGACGGGTTGGCTGCCGGCCCGCGAACTGGAACTGCTGGAAGAGAACTGCAAATGA